In Theileria parva strain Muguga chromosome 4 map unlocalized ctg_529, whole genome shotgun sequence, one DNA window encodes the following:
- the Atp6v0b gene encoding ATP synthase subunit C family protein — translation MYINWSTILKDLSPSFWGYLGIFFSLGLSVFGAATGLMLCGPSIMGGSVKSPRITVKNLVSVIFCEAIGIYGLIVSVLLMNIASRFTGEKAPLNLLDKEITKLYYNDLFRGYSMFAVGLIVGFSNLFCGISVGVVGSACALADAQKPQLFVKVLMVEIFASVLGLFGVIVGVIIVSLVP, via the exons atgTACATCAACTGGTCCACAATACTTAAAGATTTATCACCCTCATTTTGGGGATATTTAGGCATCTTCTTCTCACTCGGATTATCCGTTTTCGGAGCCGCAAC GGGATTAATGTTATGTGGGCCATCGATAATGGGCGGTTCGGTGAAATCGCCTCGGATAACAGTGAAGAATTTAGTGTCGGTAATATTCTGTGAAGCGATTGGGATTTACGGGCTAATAGTGTCAGTGCTACTGATGAACATCGCATCAAGATTTACGGGTGAAAAGGCGCCTCTAAACCTGCTTGATAAGGAAATTACTAAGTTATATTACAATGACTTGTTTCGCGGCTACTCAATGTTCGCCGTAGGCCTAATTGTCGGATTCTCAAACCTGTTCTGCGG AATATCTGTCGGCGTTGTTGGAAGCGCCTGTGCCCTGGCAGATGCACAGAAACCTCAATTATTTGTCAAGGTCCTCATGGTTGAGATTTTCGCCAGCGTCTTAG GCCTCTTCGGAGTCATTGTCGGCGTTATCATCGTGTCACTCGTACCATAA
- a CDS encoding putative integral membrane protein has translation MDKGNEFSNFNSGITNFNSGLTNFNSGLTNSNGGLTNFNSVDVQNLSFPLSSDEDFSALGKLKNELRENLEVLENYLKNEPSTEHEWQSVLNYKNNLKSRLSQANSQVSRLLKQYSMNSNSVKYVQSQRYSSIFDQLTSEFNNASKQIDTRYQRFILFSSPDNYYKDEEKTKITHSRGLVDAIMDVESLTGQATQNLELLKKGNRKLAKIYNRVNTMVNKHLFDVQKLQKNINFIMTRNRAIFSIIIGIFLFFIFCKIFLKFK, from the coding sequence ATGGACAAAGGTAATGAATTCTCCAACTTCAACAGTGGTATAACAAACTTTAACAGTggtttaacaaattttaacagtGGATTAACAAATTCCAACGGTGGATTAACAAATTTCAACAGTGTGGATGTGCAGAATTTAAGCTTTCCCTTAAGCTCTGACGAGGATTTCAGTGCTTTGGGGAagctaaaaaatgaattacGGGAGAATCTTGAAGTGTTAGagaattatttgaaaaatgaaCCGAGCACTGAGCATGAGTGGCAGTCAGTtcttaactataaaaaCAACTTAAAATCAAGGCTAAGTCAGGCGAATTCTCAAGTTTCGCGCCTGCTGAAGCAGTATTCCATGAATTCTaacagtgtaaaatatgtgcAAAGTCAGAGGTATAGTAGCATTTTTGACCAGTTAACCTCCGAGTTCAACAACGCTTCTAAGCAAATAGATACGAGATACCAACGATTTATCCTCTTTAGCTCACCTGACAACTACTACAAAGATGAagaaaaaactaaaattacacACTCGAGGGGATTAGTGGATGCGATTATGGATGTTGAGTCGCTTACCGGCCAGGCAACTCAGAATCTTGAACTTCTTAAAAAGGGAAATAGGAAACTCGCTAAAATATACAACAGAGTGAATACTATGGTCAACAAGCATCTGTTTGATGTTCAGAAACTGCAAAAGaatattaactttatcatGACCAGAAATAGAGCCATTTTCTCCATTATCATTGGAATCTTTCTATTTTTCATCttctgtaaaatattcctcaaattcaaataa